One part of the Anser cygnoides isolate HZ-2024a breed goose chromosome 9, Taihu_goose_T2T_genome, whole genome shotgun sequence genome encodes these proteins:
- the DVL3 gene encoding segment polarity protein dishevelled homolog DVL-3 isoform X7, producing the protein MDASAARPGVVKEEISDDNAKLPCFNGRVVSWLVSAEGSHSDAGSVCADNQTELPPSMERTGGIGDSRPPSFHPNTGGSRENLDNETETDSVVSSQRERPRRKDGPEHAPRVNGTVKGERRRDLGGYESSSTLMSSELETTSFFDSDEDDSTSRFSSSTEQSSASRLMRRHKRRRRKQKAPRIERSSSFSSITDSTMSLNIITVTLNMEKYNFLGISIVGQSNERGDGGIYIGSIMKGGAVAADGRIEPGDMLLQVNDINFENMSNDDAVRVLREIVHKPGPITLTVAKCWDPSPRGCFSLPRSKWIADPPLTLVPSSFAPQRIWAGPDSPCSDPGEPIRPIDPAAWVSHTAAMTGTYPAYGMSPSMSTITSTSSSITSSIPETERLDDFHLSIHSDMATIVKAMASPESGLEVRDRMWLKITIPNAFIGSDVVDWLYHHVEGFTDRRESRKYASNLLKAGYIRHTVNKITFSEQCYYIFGDLCGNMANLSLHDHDGSSGASDQDTLAPLPHPGAAPWPMAFPYQYPPPHPYNPHPGFPDPGYSYGGGSAGSQHSEGSRSSGSNRSGSERRKEREKTGESKSGGSGSESDHTTRSSMRRERAASERSVPASQHSQRSQHSLAHSIRSHHSQQSYGPPGLPPLFSPPMLLMPPPPSAMGPPGAPPGRDLASVPPELTASRQSFRMAMGNPTKNYGVFDFL; encoded by the exons ggTGGTGAAAGAAGAAATCTCCGACGACAATGCCAAGCTGCCCTGTTTCAACGGCCGCGTGGTGTCGTGG CTGGTGTCTGCAGAGGGGTCCCATTCGGATGCGGGGTCGGTCTGTGCCGATAACCAGACAGAGCTGCCGCCTTCCATGGAGCGCACGGGAGGCATCGGAGACTCCAGGCCCCCCTCTTTCCA CCCCAACACTGGGGGGAGTCGGGAAAACTTGGACAATGAAACAGAGACAGACTCAGTGGTGTCATCGCAAAGGGAACGACCTCGTCGGAAAGATGGGCCTGAGCATG CACCCAGGGTGAACGGTACAGTGAAGGGAGAGCGGCGCCGAGACCTGGGCGGGTACGAAAGCTCCTCCACACTCATGAGCAGTGAGCTGGAGACCACCAGCTTCTTCGATTCAGATGAAGATGACTCCACAAGCAG GTTTAGCAGTTCAACAGAGCAAAGCAGCGCTTCCCGTCTAATGAGGAGGCACAAGCGACGCCGGCGGAAACAGAAGGCTCCACGCATTGAGCGG TCATCGTCCTTCAGCAGCATCACAGACTCCACCATGTCCCTGAACATCATCACTGTCACGCTAAACATGG AGAAATACAATTTCCTGGGCATTTCCATTGTGGGACAGAGCAATGAACGCGGGGACGGAGGCATTTACATTGGCTCTATCATGAAGGGCGGTGCTGTGGCAGCTGATGGCAGGATTGAGCCAGGAGACATGCTCTTGCAG GTGAATGACATCAACTTTGAGAACATGAGCAACGATGATGCTGTGCGGGTGCTGAGGGAGATCGTGCACAAGCCGGG GCCCATCACCCTGACGGTGGCCAAGTGCTGGGACCCCAGCCCCCGAGGCTGCTTCTCGTTACCCAGGAGTAAGTGGATAGCTGACCCACCCTTAACGCTGGTGCCCAGCTCAT ttGCTCCCCAGCGGATCTGGGCTGGGCCAGACTCTCCATGCTCCGATCCGG GTGAGCCCATCCGGCCCATTGACCCGGCAGCCTGGGTGTCCCACACGGCAGCGATGACTGGCACCTACCCAGCGTACGGTATGAGTCCATCCATGAGCACAATCacttccaccagctcctccaTCACCAGCTCCATCCCAGAGACCGAAC GCCTCGATGACTTTCACCTGTCCATCCACAGCGACATGGCCACCATTGTCAAAGCCATGGCCTCCCCAGAGTCAGGCCTGGAGGTGCGTGACCGCATGTGGCTGAAGATCACCATCCCCAATGCTTTCATCG GTTCGGATGTGGTGGATTGGCTGTATCACCACGTGGAGGGCTTTACAGACCGTCGTGAATCCCGCAAATATGCCAGCAATCTGCTGAAGGCTGGCTACATCCGACACACCGTCAACAAGATCACCTTCTCTGAACAGTGCTATTACATCTTCGGGGACCTCTGTGGAA ACATGGCTAATCTGTCCCTTCACGATCACGACGGCTCCAGCGGTGCCTCCGATCAGGACACTTTGGCTCCGctcccacacccaggagccGCACCCTGGCCTATGGCTTTCCCGTATCAGTATCCACCGCCTCACCCTTACAACCCCCACCCCGGCTTCCCTGACCCAGGCTACAGCTACGGAGGGGGCAGtgcaggcagccagcacagTGAAG GGAGCCGGAGCAGCGGTTCCAATCGCAGCGGCAGcgagaggaggaaggagagagagaagaccGGGGAGTCCAAGTCAGGCGGCAGCGGGAGCGAGTCGGACCACACCACGAGGAGCAGCATGCGGCGTGAGCGCGCGGCCAGCGAGCGCTCGGTGCCCGccagccagcacagccagcGGAGCCAGCACTCCCTGGCTCACAGCATCCGCAGCCACCACAGCCAGCAGTCGTACGGGCCGCCCGGCCTCCCCCCTCTCTTCAGCCCCCCCATGTTGCTGATGCCACCACCGCCTTCAGCCATGGGGCCCCCCGGGGCGCCGCCGGGCCGTGACCTGGCCTCTGTGCCCCCCGAACTGACAGCCAGTAGACAGTCCTTCAGAATGGCCATGGGCAACCCCA CAAAGAATTACGGGGTGTTTGACTTTCTCTGA
- the DVL3 gene encoding segment polarity protein dishevelled homolog DVL-3 isoform X8, which yields MGHSSGCHSCLLFDSPVVKEEISDDNAKLPCFNGRVVSWLVSAEGSHSDAGSVCADNQTELPPSMERTGGIGDSRPPSFHPNTGGSRENLDNETETDSVVSSQRERPRRKDGPEHAPRVNGTVKGERRRDLGGYESSSTLMSSELETTSFFDSDEDDSTSRFSSSTEQSSASRLMRRHKRRRRKQKAPRIERSSSFSSITDSTMSLNIITVTLNMEKYNFLGISIVGQSNERGDGGIYIGSIMKGGAVAADGRIEPGDMLLQVNDINFENMSNDDAVRVLREIVHKPGPITLTVAKCWDPSPRGCFSLPRSKWIADPPLTLVPSSFAPQRIWAGPDSPCSDPGEPIRPIDPAAWVSHTAAMTGTYPAYGMSPSMSTITSTSSSITSSIPETERLDDFHLSIHSDMATIVKAMASPESGLEVRDRMWLKITIPNAFIGSDVVDWLYHHVEGFTDRRESRKYASNLLKAGYIRHTVNKITFSEQCYYIFGDLCGNMANLSLHDHDGSSGASDQDTLAPLPHPGAAPWPMAFPYQYPPPHPYNPHPGFPDPGYSYGGGSAGSQHSEGSRSSGSNRSGSERRKEREKTGESKSGGSGSESDHTTRSSMRRERAASERSVPASQHSQRSQHSLAHSIRSHHSQQSYGPPGLPPLFSPPMLLMPPPPSAMGPPGAPPGRDLASVPPELTASRQSFRMAMGNPTKNYGVFDFL from the exons ggTGGTGAAAGAAGAAATCTCCGACGACAATGCCAAGCTGCCCTGTTTCAACGGCCGCGTGGTGTCGTGG CTGGTGTCTGCAGAGGGGTCCCATTCGGATGCGGGGTCGGTCTGTGCCGATAACCAGACAGAGCTGCCGCCTTCCATGGAGCGCACGGGAGGCATCGGAGACTCCAGGCCCCCCTCTTTCCA CCCCAACACTGGGGGGAGTCGGGAAAACTTGGACAATGAAACAGAGACAGACTCAGTGGTGTCATCGCAAAGGGAACGACCTCGTCGGAAAGATGGGCCTGAGCATG CACCCAGGGTGAACGGTACAGTGAAGGGAGAGCGGCGCCGAGACCTGGGCGGGTACGAAAGCTCCTCCACACTCATGAGCAGTGAGCTGGAGACCACCAGCTTCTTCGATTCAGATGAAGATGACTCCACAAGCAG GTTTAGCAGTTCAACAGAGCAAAGCAGCGCTTCCCGTCTAATGAGGAGGCACAAGCGACGCCGGCGGAAACAGAAGGCTCCACGCATTGAGCGG TCATCGTCCTTCAGCAGCATCACAGACTCCACCATGTCCCTGAACATCATCACTGTCACGCTAAACATGG AGAAATACAATTTCCTGGGCATTTCCATTGTGGGACAGAGCAATGAACGCGGGGACGGAGGCATTTACATTGGCTCTATCATGAAGGGCGGTGCTGTGGCAGCTGATGGCAGGATTGAGCCAGGAGACATGCTCTTGCAG GTGAATGACATCAACTTTGAGAACATGAGCAACGATGATGCTGTGCGGGTGCTGAGGGAGATCGTGCACAAGCCGGG GCCCATCACCCTGACGGTGGCCAAGTGCTGGGACCCCAGCCCCCGAGGCTGCTTCTCGTTACCCAGGAGTAAGTGGATAGCTGACCCACCCTTAACGCTGGTGCCCAGCTCAT ttGCTCCCCAGCGGATCTGGGCTGGGCCAGACTCTCCATGCTCCGATCCGG GTGAGCCCATCCGGCCCATTGACCCGGCAGCCTGGGTGTCCCACACGGCAGCGATGACTGGCACCTACCCAGCGTACGGTATGAGTCCATCCATGAGCACAATCacttccaccagctcctccaTCACCAGCTCCATCCCAGAGACCGAAC GCCTCGATGACTTTCACCTGTCCATCCACAGCGACATGGCCACCATTGTCAAAGCCATGGCCTCCCCAGAGTCAGGCCTGGAGGTGCGTGACCGCATGTGGCTGAAGATCACCATCCCCAATGCTTTCATCG GTTCGGATGTGGTGGATTGGCTGTATCACCACGTGGAGGGCTTTACAGACCGTCGTGAATCCCGCAAATATGCCAGCAATCTGCTGAAGGCTGGCTACATCCGACACACCGTCAACAAGATCACCTTCTCTGAACAGTGCTATTACATCTTCGGGGACCTCTGTGGAA ACATGGCTAATCTGTCCCTTCACGATCACGACGGCTCCAGCGGTGCCTCCGATCAGGACACTTTGGCTCCGctcccacacccaggagccGCACCCTGGCCTATGGCTTTCCCGTATCAGTATCCACCGCCTCACCCTTACAACCCCCACCCCGGCTTCCCTGACCCAGGCTACAGCTACGGAGGGGGCAGtgcaggcagccagcacagTGAAG GGAGCCGGAGCAGCGGTTCCAATCGCAGCGGCAGcgagaggaggaaggagagagagaagaccGGGGAGTCCAAGTCAGGCGGCAGCGGGAGCGAGTCGGACCACACCACGAGGAGCAGCATGCGGCGTGAGCGCGCGGCCAGCGAGCGCTCGGTGCCCGccagccagcacagccagcGGAGCCAGCACTCCCTGGCTCACAGCATCCGCAGCCACCACAGCCAGCAGTCGTACGGGCCGCCCGGCCTCCCCCCTCTCTTCAGCCCCCCCATGTTGCTGATGCCACCACCGCCTTCAGCCATGGGGCCCCCCGGGGCGCCGCCGGGCCGTGACCTGGCCTCTGTGCCCCCCGAACTGACAGCCAGTAGACAGTCCTTCAGAATGGCCATGGGCAACCCCA CAAAGAATTACGGGGTGTTTGACTTTCTCTGA
- the DVL3 gene encoding segment polarity protein dishevelled homolog DVL-3 isoform X1, producing MAAAETKIIYHLDEQETPYLVKLPIPAERVTLGDFKGLLNRPNYKFYFKSMDDDFGVVKEEISDDNAKLPCFNGRVVSWLVSAEGSHSDAGSVCADNQTELPPSMERTGGIGDSRPPSFHPNTGGSRENLDNETETDSVVSSQRERPRRKDGPEHAPRVNGTVKGERRRDLGGYESSSTLMSSELETTSFFDSDEDDSTSRFSSSTEQSSASRLMRRHKRRRRKQKAPRIERSSSFSSITDSTMSLNIITVTLNMEKYNFLGISIVGQSNERGDGGIYIGSIMKGGAVAADGRIEPGDMLLQVNDINFENMSNDDAVRVLREIVHKPGPITLTVAKCWDPSPRGCFSLPRSKWIADPPLTLVPSSFAPQRIWAGPDSPCSDPGEPIRPIDPAAWVSHTAAMTGTYPAYGMSPSMSTITSTSSSITSSIPETERLDDFHLSIHSDMATIVKAMASPESGLEVRDRMWLKITIPNAFIGSDVVDWLYHHVEGFTDRRESRKYASNLLKAGYIRHTVNKITFSEQCYYIFGDLCGNMANLSLHDHDGSSGASDQDTLAPLPHPGAAPWPMAFPYQYPPPHPYNPHPGFPDPGYSYGGGSAGSQHSEGSRSSGSNRSGSERRKEREKTGESKSGGSGSESDHTTRSSMRRERAASERSVPASQHSQRSQHSLAHSIRSHHSQQSYGPPGLPPLFSPPMLLMPPPPSAMGPPGAPPGRDLASVPPELTASRQSFRMAMGNPTKNYGVFDFL from the exons ggTGGTGAAAGAAGAAATCTCCGACGACAATGCCAAGCTGCCCTGTTTCAACGGCCGCGTGGTGTCGTGG CTGGTGTCTGCAGAGGGGTCCCATTCGGATGCGGGGTCGGTCTGTGCCGATAACCAGACAGAGCTGCCGCCTTCCATGGAGCGCACGGGAGGCATCGGAGACTCCAGGCCCCCCTCTTTCCA CCCCAACACTGGGGGGAGTCGGGAAAACTTGGACAATGAAACAGAGACAGACTCAGTGGTGTCATCGCAAAGGGAACGACCTCGTCGGAAAGATGGGCCTGAGCATG CACCCAGGGTGAACGGTACAGTGAAGGGAGAGCGGCGCCGAGACCTGGGCGGGTACGAAAGCTCCTCCACACTCATGAGCAGTGAGCTGGAGACCACCAGCTTCTTCGATTCAGATGAAGATGACTCCACAAGCAG GTTTAGCAGTTCAACAGAGCAAAGCAGCGCTTCCCGTCTAATGAGGAGGCACAAGCGACGCCGGCGGAAACAGAAGGCTCCACGCATTGAGCGG TCATCGTCCTTCAGCAGCATCACAGACTCCACCATGTCCCTGAACATCATCACTGTCACGCTAAACATGG AGAAATACAATTTCCTGGGCATTTCCATTGTGGGACAGAGCAATGAACGCGGGGACGGAGGCATTTACATTGGCTCTATCATGAAGGGCGGTGCTGTGGCAGCTGATGGCAGGATTGAGCCAGGAGACATGCTCTTGCAG GTGAATGACATCAACTTTGAGAACATGAGCAACGATGATGCTGTGCGGGTGCTGAGGGAGATCGTGCACAAGCCGGG GCCCATCACCCTGACGGTGGCCAAGTGCTGGGACCCCAGCCCCCGAGGCTGCTTCTCGTTACCCAGGAGTAAGTGGATAGCTGACCCACCCTTAACGCTGGTGCCCAGCTCAT ttGCTCCCCAGCGGATCTGGGCTGGGCCAGACTCTCCATGCTCCGATCCGG GTGAGCCCATCCGGCCCATTGACCCGGCAGCCTGGGTGTCCCACACGGCAGCGATGACTGGCACCTACCCAGCGTACGGTATGAGTCCATCCATGAGCACAATCacttccaccagctcctccaTCACCAGCTCCATCCCAGAGACCGAAC GCCTCGATGACTTTCACCTGTCCATCCACAGCGACATGGCCACCATTGTCAAAGCCATGGCCTCCCCAGAGTCAGGCCTGGAGGTGCGTGACCGCATGTGGCTGAAGATCACCATCCCCAATGCTTTCATCG GTTCGGATGTGGTGGATTGGCTGTATCACCACGTGGAGGGCTTTACAGACCGTCGTGAATCCCGCAAATATGCCAGCAATCTGCTGAAGGCTGGCTACATCCGACACACCGTCAACAAGATCACCTTCTCTGAACAGTGCTATTACATCTTCGGGGACCTCTGTGGAA ACATGGCTAATCTGTCCCTTCACGATCACGACGGCTCCAGCGGTGCCTCCGATCAGGACACTTTGGCTCCGctcccacacccaggagccGCACCCTGGCCTATGGCTTTCCCGTATCAGTATCCACCGCCTCACCCTTACAACCCCCACCCCGGCTTCCCTGACCCAGGCTACAGCTACGGAGGGGGCAGtgcaggcagccagcacagTGAAG GGAGCCGGAGCAGCGGTTCCAATCGCAGCGGCAGcgagaggaggaaggagagagagaagaccGGGGAGTCCAAGTCAGGCGGCAGCGGGAGCGAGTCGGACCACACCACGAGGAGCAGCATGCGGCGTGAGCGCGCGGCCAGCGAGCGCTCGGTGCCCGccagccagcacagccagcGGAGCCAGCACTCCCTGGCTCACAGCATCCGCAGCCACCACAGCCAGCAGTCGTACGGGCCGCCCGGCCTCCCCCCTCTCTTCAGCCCCCCCATGTTGCTGATGCCACCACCGCCTTCAGCCATGGGGCCCCCCGGGGCGCCGCCGGGCCGTGACCTGGCCTCTGTGCCCCCCGAACTGACAGCCAGTAGACAGTCCTTCAGAATGGCCATGGGCAACCCCA CAAAGAATTACGGGGTGTTTGACTTTCTCTGA
- the DVL3 gene encoding segment polarity protein dishevelled homolog DVL-3 isoform X2: protein MAAAETKIIYHLDEQETPYLVKLPIPAERVTLGDFKGLLNRPNYKFYFKSMDDDFGVVKEEISDDNAKLPCFNGRVVSWLVSAEGSHSDAGSVCADNQTELPPSMERTGGIGDSRPPSFHPNTGGSRENLDNETETDSVVSSQRERPRRKDGPEHAPRVNGTVKGERRRDLGGYESSSTLMSSELETTSFFDSDEDDSTSRFSSSTEQSSASRLMRRHKRRRRKQKAPRIERSSSFSSITDSTMSLNIITVTLNMEKYNFLGISIVGQSNERGDGGIYIGSIMKGGAVAADGRIEPGDMLLQVNDINFENMSNDDAVRVLREIVHKPGPITLTVAKCWDPSPRGCFSLPRIAPQRIWAGPDSPCSDPGEPIRPIDPAAWVSHTAAMTGTYPAYGMSPSMSTITSTSSSITSSIPETERLDDFHLSIHSDMATIVKAMASPESGLEVRDRMWLKITIPNAFIGSDVVDWLYHHVEGFTDRRESRKYASNLLKAGYIRHTVNKITFSEQCYYIFGDLCGNMANLSLHDHDGSSGASDQDTLAPLPHPGAAPWPMAFPYQYPPPHPYNPHPGFPDPGYSYGGGSAGSQHSEGSRSSGSNRSGSERRKEREKTGESKSGGSGSESDHTTRSSMRRERAASERSVPASQHSQRSQHSLAHSIRSHHSQQSYGPPGLPPLFSPPMLLMPPPPSAMGPPGAPPGRDLASVPPELTASRQSFRMAMGNPTKNYGVFDFL, encoded by the exons ggTGGTGAAAGAAGAAATCTCCGACGACAATGCCAAGCTGCCCTGTTTCAACGGCCGCGTGGTGTCGTGG CTGGTGTCTGCAGAGGGGTCCCATTCGGATGCGGGGTCGGTCTGTGCCGATAACCAGACAGAGCTGCCGCCTTCCATGGAGCGCACGGGAGGCATCGGAGACTCCAGGCCCCCCTCTTTCCA CCCCAACACTGGGGGGAGTCGGGAAAACTTGGACAATGAAACAGAGACAGACTCAGTGGTGTCATCGCAAAGGGAACGACCTCGTCGGAAAGATGGGCCTGAGCATG CACCCAGGGTGAACGGTACAGTGAAGGGAGAGCGGCGCCGAGACCTGGGCGGGTACGAAAGCTCCTCCACACTCATGAGCAGTGAGCTGGAGACCACCAGCTTCTTCGATTCAGATGAAGATGACTCCACAAGCAG GTTTAGCAGTTCAACAGAGCAAAGCAGCGCTTCCCGTCTAATGAGGAGGCACAAGCGACGCCGGCGGAAACAGAAGGCTCCACGCATTGAGCGG TCATCGTCCTTCAGCAGCATCACAGACTCCACCATGTCCCTGAACATCATCACTGTCACGCTAAACATGG AGAAATACAATTTCCTGGGCATTTCCATTGTGGGACAGAGCAATGAACGCGGGGACGGAGGCATTTACATTGGCTCTATCATGAAGGGCGGTGCTGTGGCAGCTGATGGCAGGATTGAGCCAGGAGACATGCTCTTGCAG GTGAATGACATCAACTTTGAGAACATGAGCAACGATGATGCTGTGCGGGTGCTGAGGGAGATCGTGCACAAGCCGGG GCCCATCACCCTGACGGTGGCCAAGTGCTGGGACCCCAGCCCCCGAGGCTGCTTCTCGTTACCCAGGA ttGCTCCCCAGCGGATCTGGGCTGGGCCAGACTCTCCATGCTCCGATCCGG GTGAGCCCATCCGGCCCATTGACCCGGCAGCCTGGGTGTCCCACACGGCAGCGATGACTGGCACCTACCCAGCGTACGGTATGAGTCCATCCATGAGCACAATCacttccaccagctcctccaTCACCAGCTCCATCCCAGAGACCGAAC GCCTCGATGACTTTCACCTGTCCATCCACAGCGACATGGCCACCATTGTCAAAGCCATGGCCTCCCCAGAGTCAGGCCTGGAGGTGCGTGACCGCATGTGGCTGAAGATCACCATCCCCAATGCTTTCATCG GTTCGGATGTGGTGGATTGGCTGTATCACCACGTGGAGGGCTTTACAGACCGTCGTGAATCCCGCAAATATGCCAGCAATCTGCTGAAGGCTGGCTACATCCGACACACCGTCAACAAGATCACCTTCTCTGAACAGTGCTATTACATCTTCGGGGACCTCTGTGGAA ACATGGCTAATCTGTCCCTTCACGATCACGACGGCTCCAGCGGTGCCTCCGATCAGGACACTTTGGCTCCGctcccacacccaggagccGCACCCTGGCCTATGGCTTTCCCGTATCAGTATCCACCGCCTCACCCTTACAACCCCCACCCCGGCTTCCCTGACCCAGGCTACAGCTACGGAGGGGGCAGtgcaggcagccagcacagTGAAG GGAGCCGGAGCAGCGGTTCCAATCGCAGCGGCAGcgagaggaggaaggagagagagaagaccGGGGAGTCCAAGTCAGGCGGCAGCGGGAGCGAGTCGGACCACACCACGAGGAGCAGCATGCGGCGTGAGCGCGCGGCCAGCGAGCGCTCGGTGCCCGccagccagcacagccagcGGAGCCAGCACTCCCTGGCTCACAGCATCCGCAGCCACCACAGCCAGCAGTCGTACGGGCCGCCCGGCCTCCCCCCTCTCTTCAGCCCCCCCATGTTGCTGATGCCACCACCGCCTTCAGCCATGGGGCCCCCCGGGGCGCCGCCGGGCCGTGACCTGGCCTCTGTGCCCCCCGAACTGACAGCCAGTAGACAGTCCTTCAGAATGGCCATGGGCAACCCCA CAAAGAATTACGGGGTGTTTGACTTTCTCTGA
- the DVL3 gene encoding segment polarity protein dishevelled homolog DVL-3 isoform X5, whose product MAAAETKIIYHLDEQETPYLVKLPIPAERVTLGDFKGLLNRPNYKFYFKSMDDDFGVVKEEISDDNAKLPCFNGRVVSWLVSAEGSHSDAGSVCADNQTELPPSMERTGGIGDSRPPSFHPNTGGSRENLDNETETDSVVSSQRERPRRKDGPEHAPRVNGTVKGERRRDLGGYESSSTLMSSELETTSFFDSDEDDSTSRFSSSTEQSSASRLMRRHKRRRRKQKAPRIERSSSFSSITDSTMSLNIITVTLNMEKYNFLGISIVGQSNERGDGGIYIGSIMKGGAVAADGRIEPGDMLLQVNDINFENMSNDDAVRVLREIVHKPGPITLTVAKCWDPSPRGCFSLPRSEPIRPIDPAAWVSHTAAMTGTYPAYGMSPSMSTITSTSSSITSSIPETERLDDFHLSIHSDMATIVKAMASPESGLEVRDRMWLKITIPNAFIGSDVVDWLYHHVEGFTDRRESRKYASNLLKAGYIRHTVNKITFSEQCYYIFGDLCGNMANLSLHDHDGSSGASDQDTLAPLPHPGAAPWPMAFPYQYPPPHPYNPHPGFPDPGYSYGGGSAGSQHSEGSRSSGSNRSGSERRKEREKTGESKSGGSGSESDHTTRSSMRRERAASERSVPASQHSQRSQHSLAHSIRSHHSQQSYGPPGLPPLFSPPMLLMPPPPSAMGPPGAPPGRDLASVPPELTASRQSFRMAMGNPTKNYGVFDFL is encoded by the exons ggTGGTGAAAGAAGAAATCTCCGACGACAATGCCAAGCTGCCCTGTTTCAACGGCCGCGTGGTGTCGTGG CTGGTGTCTGCAGAGGGGTCCCATTCGGATGCGGGGTCGGTCTGTGCCGATAACCAGACAGAGCTGCCGCCTTCCATGGAGCGCACGGGAGGCATCGGAGACTCCAGGCCCCCCTCTTTCCA CCCCAACACTGGGGGGAGTCGGGAAAACTTGGACAATGAAACAGAGACAGACTCAGTGGTGTCATCGCAAAGGGAACGACCTCGTCGGAAAGATGGGCCTGAGCATG CACCCAGGGTGAACGGTACAGTGAAGGGAGAGCGGCGCCGAGACCTGGGCGGGTACGAAAGCTCCTCCACACTCATGAGCAGTGAGCTGGAGACCACCAGCTTCTTCGATTCAGATGAAGATGACTCCACAAGCAG GTTTAGCAGTTCAACAGAGCAAAGCAGCGCTTCCCGTCTAATGAGGAGGCACAAGCGACGCCGGCGGAAACAGAAGGCTCCACGCATTGAGCGG TCATCGTCCTTCAGCAGCATCACAGACTCCACCATGTCCCTGAACATCATCACTGTCACGCTAAACATGG AGAAATACAATTTCCTGGGCATTTCCATTGTGGGACAGAGCAATGAACGCGGGGACGGAGGCATTTACATTGGCTCTATCATGAAGGGCGGTGCTGTGGCAGCTGATGGCAGGATTGAGCCAGGAGACATGCTCTTGCAG GTGAATGACATCAACTTTGAGAACATGAGCAACGATGATGCTGTGCGGGTGCTGAGGGAGATCGTGCACAAGCCGGG GCCCATCACCCTGACGGTGGCCAAGTGCTGGGACCCCAGCCCCCGAGGCTGCTTCTCGTTACCCAGGA GTGAGCCCATCCGGCCCATTGACCCGGCAGCCTGGGTGTCCCACACGGCAGCGATGACTGGCACCTACCCAGCGTACGGTATGAGTCCATCCATGAGCACAATCacttccaccagctcctccaTCACCAGCTCCATCCCAGAGACCGAAC GCCTCGATGACTTTCACCTGTCCATCCACAGCGACATGGCCACCATTGTCAAAGCCATGGCCTCCCCAGAGTCAGGCCTGGAGGTGCGTGACCGCATGTGGCTGAAGATCACCATCCCCAATGCTTTCATCG GTTCGGATGTGGTGGATTGGCTGTATCACCACGTGGAGGGCTTTACAGACCGTCGTGAATCCCGCAAATATGCCAGCAATCTGCTGAAGGCTGGCTACATCCGACACACCGTCAACAAGATCACCTTCTCTGAACAGTGCTATTACATCTTCGGGGACCTCTGTGGAA ACATGGCTAATCTGTCCCTTCACGATCACGACGGCTCCAGCGGTGCCTCCGATCAGGACACTTTGGCTCCGctcccacacccaggagccGCACCCTGGCCTATGGCTTTCCCGTATCAGTATCCACCGCCTCACCCTTACAACCCCCACCCCGGCTTCCCTGACCCAGGCTACAGCTACGGAGGGGGCAGtgcaggcagccagcacagTGAAG GGAGCCGGAGCAGCGGTTCCAATCGCAGCGGCAGcgagaggaggaaggagagagagaagaccGGGGAGTCCAAGTCAGGCGGCAGCGGGAGCGAGTCGGACCACACCACGAGGAGCAGCATGCGGCGTGAGCGCGCGGCCAGCGAGCGCTCGGTGCCCGccagccagcacagccagcGGAGCCAGCACTCCCTGGCTCACAGCATCCGCAGCCACCACAGCCAGCAGTCGTACGGGCCGCCCGGCCTCCCCCCTCTCTTCAGCCCCCCCATGTTGCTGATGCCACCACCGCCTTCAGCCATGGGGCCCCCCGGGGCGCCGCCGGGCCGTGACCTGGCCTCTGTGCCCCCCGAACTGACAGCCAGTAGACAGTCCTTCAGAATGGCCATGGGCAACCCCA CAAAGAATTACGGGGTGTTTGACTTTCTCTGA